One Brevinematales bacterium DNA window includes the following coding sequences:
- the tatA gene encoding twin-arginine translocase TatA/TatE family subunit, giving the protein MSIGLPEILVILLIVFLLFGAKRLPDLARSMGKALKEFKDGVKDAGDISEIDEKPLDEKPLKKKPAPKK; this is encoded by the coding sequence ATGAGTATCGGACTGCCTGAAATACTAGTCATCCTGCTGATCGTGTTCCTGCTGTTCGGGGCGAAACGTCTGCCGGACTTGGCGCGTTCGATGGGCAAGGCGCTCAAAGAATTCAAGGACGGAGTGAAGGACGCGGGGGATATCAGCGAGATCGACGAGAAGCCCCTGGATGAAAAACCGCTCAAGAAAAAACCCGCCCCTAAAAAATGA
- the tatC gene encoding twin-arginine translocase subunit TatC, with protein MSANVPEKAPSFIDHLEVLRRKLIAVIAIILAAGIVAFLFADKILLLLQEPMRKLSVDLIYLKPQEKFFTYMKIAFFSGLVAAFPFALLQLGSFVFPALKKEERRYFYAAVIFMPLFFFGGCVLSYLFFAPWVFQFFIMFGGGDGIKALWSVGEYINLLIVVIMMIGLVFQVPWVLFFLIKMGIIEVDTLARHRKIIIVAIFILAAVITPPDALSQIIVGGAMYLLFELTLIIARIGVKREKKDEE; from the coding sequence ATGAGCGCGAACGTCCCGGAAAAAGCGCCCTCGTTCATCGATCATCTGGAAGTACTCCGGCGTAAACTGATCGCGGTCATCGCAATTATTCTCGCGGCGGGTATCGTCGCGTTTCTTTTCGCGGATAAAATCCTCCTGCTCCTGCAGGAACCGATGCGGAAACTTTCGGTCGACCTGATCTATCTCAAACCGCAGGAAAAATTTTTCACCTATATGAAGATCGCGTTCTTCAGCGGGCTGGTCGCCGCGTTCCCGTTCGCCCTGCTCCAGCTCGGCTCGTTCGTCTTTCCCGCGCTGAAGAAGGAGGAACGGCGCTATTTCTACGCGGCGGTCATATTCATGCCGTTATTCTTTTTCGGCGGGTGCGTGCTGTCATACCTGTTTTTCGCGCCATGGGTGTTCCAATTCTTTATCATGTTCGGGGGCGGAGACGGTATCAAGGCGCTGTGGAGCGTCGGCGAATACATCAATCTCCTGATTGTGGTTATTATGATGATCGGGCTCGTGTTCCAGGTGCCGTGGGTGCTGTTTTTCCTGATCAAGATGGGTATCATCGAGGTCGACACATTGGCGCGCCACAGGAAAATCATCATCGTGGCGATATTCATCCTCGCGGCGGTCATCACCCCCCCAGACGCGTTATCGCAGATCATCGTCGGCGGCGCCATGTACCTACTGTTCGAACTTACGCTTATTATCGCGCGAATCGGGGTAAAGCGTGAAAAAAAGGATGAAGAATAG